Proteins co-encoded in one Arthrobacter globiformis genomic window:
- a CDS encoding amino acid permease: MTPMTGTSTDIKPDETAQQRSSLAIGADRASGETTNELKRGLNNRHLQMIAIGGAIGTGLFVASGSTISQAGPGGALVAYALVGLMVFLLMQSLGEMSAKIPVAGSFQSFATRFVSPSFGFAIGWNYWFNWAITVAAELVAAGIIMDFWFPGVPGWVWAGIFLLVLTGLNALSAKSFGESEFWFSLIKVSAVVLFLIAGVLMIFGILGDNSPGLSNWEHRDDVFHGGWVSIISVFMVAGFSFQGTELVGVAAGEAKNPRREVPKAIRTVFWRIMLFYIGAIFIIGCLIPFTDPSLLASGESDIAASPFTLVFSRAGIAFAAALMNAVILTAILSAGNSGLYASTRMLYAMAHDGMAPKIFGRTNARGVPIPALLATAAVGLFGFLSAIVGQGAAYSWLLNMSGLCGFIVWAGIAVSHYRFRRGFLAQGNKVSDLPYKASLFPIGPLLAFALLILVIAGQNYEAVLAGRTMEVLSSYIGLPVFVVLWVAHRFITKSSVVPLLEMNLMAPKDLEDEPRGGTQ, translated from the coding sequence ATGACACCAATGACTGGAACTTCCACAGACATCAAACCCGATGAAACAGCACAACAGCGATCCTCCCTTGCGATAGGGGCAGATCGGGCCTCCGGCGAAACCACCAACGAACTCAAGCGCGGGCTAAACAACCGCCATCTGCAGATGATCGCAATCGGCGGTGCGATCGGTACCGGGCTGTTCGTAGCCTCGGGCAGCACCATTTCCCAGGCGGGTCCCGGCGGTGCGTTGGTCGCCTACGCGCTGGTCGGGCTGATGGTATTCCTGTTGATGCAGTCGCTGGGCGAGATGTCGGCCAAAATTCCGGTCGCCGGTTCTTTCCAGTCCTTTGCCACCCGTTTCGTCTCCCCGTCCTTTGGGTTCGCGATCGGCTGGAACTATTGGTTCAACTGGGCCATCACGGTGGCCGCCGAGCTGGTCGCGGCCGGCATCATCATGGATTTCTGGTTCCCGGGGGTCCCAGGATGGGTGTGGGCCGGGATCTTCCTGCTGGTGCTGACCGGGCTCAATGCCCTCTCGGCGAAGTCCTTCGGTGAGTCGGAGTTCTGGTTCTCCCTGATCAAGGTCAGCGCAGTGGTGCTCTTCCTGATCGCCGGCGTGCTGATGATCTTCGGCATCCTCGGGGATAACTCTCCGGGACTGAGCAACTGGGAACACCGCGATGACGTGTTCCACGGGGGTTGGGTCTCGATCATCTCGGTCTTCATGGTTGCCGGGTTCTCCTTCCAGGGCACCGAGCTCGTGGGTGTCGCCGCAGGCGAAGCCAAGAACCCGCGCCGCGAAGTGCCGAAGGCTATCCGCACTGTCTTCTGGCGCATCATGCTTTTCTACATTGGTGCCATCTTTATCATCGGCTGCCTGATCCCGTTCACCGATCCGAGCCTGCTGGCCTCCGGCGAGTCCGATATTGCAGCATCGCCGTTTACCCTGGTCTTCTCGCGCGCCGGAATCGCCTTCGCAGCGGCCTTGATGAACGCCGTGATCCTGACCGCAATCCTTTCCGCGGGCAACTCCGGACTGTACGCCTCCACCCGGATGCTTTACGCCATGGCTCATGACGGCATGGCCCCGAAGATCTTCGGGCGAACCAATGCGCGTGGCGTGCCGATCCCGGCGTTGCTGGCGACCGCGGCCGTGGGACTCTTCGGGTTCCTCTCCGCGATCGTCGGTCAGGGCGCGGCCTACTCCTGGCTGCTGAACATGTCAGGCCTGTGCGGCTTCATCGTCTGGGCGGGAATCGCGGTCTCCCACTACCGTTTCAGGCGCGGCTTCCTGGCCCAGGGAAACAAAGTCAGCGACCTGCCGTACAAAGCATCCCTGTTCCCCATTGGTCCACTGCTGGCCTTCGCCCTGCTGATACTGGTAATCGCGGGACAGAACTACGAGGCTGTGCTTGCCGGACGGACCATGGAGGTGCTTTCCTCCTACATCGGGTTGCCGGTCTTCGTCGTCCTATGGGTGGCTCACCGCTTCATCACCAAGTCCAGCGTGGTGCCGCTGCTCGAGATGAATCTCATGGCACCTAAGGACCTCGAGGACGAACCCAGGGGCGGTACCCAGTGA
- a CDS encoding DUF6421 family protein — protein MSVIANPEVTTTRAEDLKALPAWQALKAAVIGLQQVQVQDGSVPEPADHGQARQNVGIITDSINELRPHLPHDTDYLELLVQDFQRWASEGFVVPDFLDSLVAFHPEQWRIDGLPHLVVFPMYTQNGSTNRYFEAVLIEVIWPSFVAELEAANYSNKLFVPISFVDFTPGYDTNSAVLFPESVAVRSTPSFTWGGIFADREAARFRRVLKAAADITSLDLPADAAEFIDDQHLTEKTFVMWDLIHDRTHMRGDLPFDPFMIKQRMPYFLYSLEELRCDLTAFRESVLIERDETASEDARKHAKLVQYAVIFDRIFRFAITGNRVRNYDAVGGQLLFAWMHQHRVLHWTDGKLSIDWKDVAGVVVELGLRIEELYWRSIDRPKAAHWLAAYELVSETLTPHPASVWAKGPEALPLDGPPRGLTDQILDDEFPLSMFYEALEKKMSSVIESTAGITGKSPVKTEGEAGA, from the coding sequence ATGTCTGTAATCGCAAACCCGGAAGTGACAACCACCCGGGCAGAAGACCTCAAGGCGCTCCCGGCATGGCAGGCTCTGAAGGCAGCCGTCATCGGACTGCAGCAGGTTCAAGTGCAGGACGGTTCCGTTCCGGAACCCGCTGACCATGGCCAGGCCCGCCAGAATGTCGGCATCATTACTGACTCAATCAACGAGCTGCGCCCCCACCTCCCCCACGACACGGACTACCTTGAACTGCTCGTGCAGGACTTCCAGCGTTGGGCGTCCGAGGGCTTCGTCGTACCGGATTTCCTCGACTCATTGGTAGCCTTCCACCCCGAGCAGTGGCGCATCGATGGGCTGCCGCACCTGGTTGTGTTCCCCATGTACACGCAGAACGGCAGCACCAACCGCTACTTCGAGGCCGTCCTCATCGAGGTCATTTGGCCGTCTTTCGTCGCTGAACTGGAGGCAGCAAACTACTCCAACAAGCTGTTCGTCCCCATCAGCTTCGTCGATTTCACGCCCGGCTATGACACGAACTCCGCAGTTCTCTTCCCCGAGAGCGTAGCGGTCCGGAGCACCCCCTCCTTCACCTGGGGAGGCATTTTCGCGGACCGCGAAGCTGCCCGGTTCCGTCGGGTCCTGAAAGCTGCTGCCGACATCACCTCCCTGGACCTGCCGGCTGACGCCGCGGAATTCATCGACGACCAGCACCTCACGGAGAAGACCTTCGTGATGTGGGATCTGATCCATGACCGGACCCACATGCGCGGTGACCTGCCCTTTGACCCGTTCATGATCAAGCAGCGGATGCCGTATTTCCTGTACTCCCTGGAGGAGCTCCGCTGTGACCTGACCGCCTTCCGCGAATCAGTCCTCATAGAGCGGGACGAAACGGCTTCCGAGGACGCCCGCAAGCACGCCAAGCTGGTCCAGTACGCCGTGATCTTCGACCGCATTTTCCGCTTCGCCATTACCGGGAACCGGGTCCGTAACTACGACGCCGTGGGCGGCCAATTGCTGTTCGCCTGGATGCACCAGCACCGGGTCCTGCACTGGACCGATGGAAAGTTGAGCATCGACTGGAAGGACGTCGCCGGCGTGGTCGTCGAGCTGGGTCTCCGCATCGAGGAACTCTACTGGCGTTCAATCGACCGGCCGAAGGCCGCACACTGGCTGGCTGCCTACGAGCTCGTCTCCGAAACCCTCACCCCCCACCCGGCCTCCGTGTGGGCCAAGGGACCGGAGGCCCTTCCGCTCGACGGCCCTCCCCGGGGCCTGACGGACCAGATCCTCGATGACGAATTCCCCCTGTCGATGTTCTACGAGGCACTGGAGAAGAAGATGTCCTCGGTCATTGAATCAACCGCCGGGATCACCGGTAAGAGCCCTGTGAAGACTGAAGGCGAGGCGGGCGCATGA
- a CDS encoding SDR family NAD(P)-dependent oxidoreductase, with protein sequence MSQDLSGRTVVVAGSTSAAGVAVVRTLSQAGARVAAVDILEDRVQELSGAYDNVTGYVCNLADLQAVQDLATSVRNDLGPVDGLIHLVGGWRGGAGIKGQTDEDWDFLHTSVLTTLRNTTHAFYDDLASSPVGRLAIVSAQSASSPTADGAAYAAVKSAAEAWTLAVADGFRQLQGGNESPLSAQHSAALVFVVKALVDDRMRAAQPERKFPGFTHVSVLADAVQRIFDLEAEQINGQRLPLTAGQFVGAPA encoded by the coding sequence ATGAGCCAGGACCTCTCGGGGCGTACGGTCGTCGTCGCCGGTTCGACAAGCGCTGCCGGCGTCGCGGTAGTCCGCACCCTCTCGCAAGCAGGGGCACGCGTGGCCGCCGTGGACATTCTTGAGGACCGAGTGCAGGAGCTCTCGGGAGCGTACGACAACGTCACGGGCTATGTCTGCAACCTCGCGGACCTGCAAGCCGTTCAGGACTTGGCGACGTCTGTCCGGAACGATCTGGGTCCCGTGGACGGCCTTATCCATCTTGTAGGAGGGTGGCGAGGCGGTGCCGGCATTAAAGGCCAGACGGATGAAGACTGGGACTTCCTGCACACCAGCGTCCTCACCACCCTGAGGAACACCACCCATGCGTTTTACGATGACTTGGCTAGCTCCCCTGTGGGTCGCCTGGCCATCGTTTCCGCACAGTCCGCGTCCTCGCCGACAGCGGACGGCGCCGCCTATGCCGCCGTCAAGTCCGCCGCCGAGGCATGGACCCTGGCCGTGGCCGACGGATTCCGGCAGCTGCAGGGAGGAAACGAAAGCCCCCTCTCCGCTCAGCACTCAGCCGCCCTGGTCTTCGTCGTCAAGGCTCTGGTCGATGACCGGATGCGCGCAGCCCAGCCGGAACGGAAATTTCCGGGCTTCACCCATGTCAGTGTCCTTGCCGACGCTGTACAGCGGATCTTCGACCTCGAGGCAGAACAGATCAACGGGCAGCGCTTGCCCCTCACGGCTGGCCAGTTCGTGGGTGCACCGGCATGA